In one window of Henckelia pumila isolate YLH828 chromosome 1, ASM3356847v2, whole genome shotgun sequence DNA:
- the LOC140875080 gene encoding NADH dehydrogenase [ubiquinone] 1 alpha subcomplex subunit 2: MAWRGQLSRNLKELRILFSPASSSSSTTRAFIENNYKDLKTKNPKLPILIREASGIEPQLWARYDFGVERGIRLEGLNEEQISKALEDLAKGP; this comes from the exons ATGGCGTGGAGGGGGCAGCTTTCCCGTAATCTCAAGGAGCTTCGTATCCTATTCTCTCCAGCTTCTTCTTCAAGCTCCACCACTAG aGCGTTTATTGAGAACAATTACAAAGATCTGAAGACCAAAAACCCGAAACTTCCAATTTTGATCCGCGAGGCCTCGGGCATCGAGCCGCAGCTTTGGGCGAGATATG ACTTTGGCGTTGAGAGAGGAATTCGCTTGGAAGGCTTGAATGAGGAACAAATTTCTAAGGCGCTAGAGGACCTTGCTAAAGGCCCTTAA